The following proteins are encoded in a genomic region of Galbibacter sp. BG1:
- a CDS encoding T9SS type B sorting domain-containing protein → MKKNYFTLKSYLLFACIFFAGISALSAQVAVPFSPRLPGDNIRIKGDIVLVGNNILNRASQSNPEDANTPYNGSANNNDLWMEYIDIDGDPTTFSSSEAALNLPNSCAKVAYAGLYWAATYPNERSTDRNRPFNGTPRFEDWNQVKFRMPGGNYIDIAADNDPDPVGEEDAIIFDGFDPVNINNSFKDSPIICYRDVTSLLQTLTTPNGTYTTANIRATKGRRTGSSSAGWLLVVIYEDPTETGKFISTFDGYAGVQGSNTADIKVNGFRTLPPPFPVRAKLGVSALEGDRSITGDQLLFKADGVATPINVQNTLNPATNFFNATITNLNAQVPTRNPYGTNTLGMDIDLLNLNNPANTVLPNDETGATLTLTTNGDGYGSFFASFSVEIIEPKIQLAKTVEDLTNTNIQGEGVELGQEMYYTISFDNIGNDDADNFTIRDVLPINVDLIESELILPPAINGKEITYTYDYDTNVILFTVPNEYVEIADPSYTIRMRVKVKENCFELRDACSNLIQNTAYATYRGVLNDNEISDDPSVAGFDNCNFGIPGSTNFLVDLGDCDFSRQVQICGTSVQLSAGVGFDTYQWQRRNPDGTFSDIPGATSQTYNATTIGTYRVTKTIPTPCASFDEDITVIPFNNNATSPFIAMADEVVTCTNDGIELPKFYLCGTNDDRSLDVNFSDAISFTWERLEGGCADEAIDDCPTRSNNCTWEMLSTEEDYVLTGPGEYRFTAEYQNGCFNRFYFKAYENSVDPEITTKDIICNTPGEILITGIGNGYEYAISNDPENFNSSSALWQPESNFTVADEGVYSVFIRQTGIDPDATDREPCLFRFDEVNIVERDFKVDIDRVNPLCYDLKGSVSISINNVEPNYIYTIRNTSGEVVQQTASISDNNHVFNNLNAGVYEVTVTSDDGCSFTDDIELVRPEVLGLTANTIANIGCADGQIELTPTGGTADYNYAIWRGPGISYSDLEDIPATAFTTNAIFEIPAGQEGQYEFVVVDAGNCVAYSNRVEVKVEPAPIFNITKTNETCFEEKNGTISVNVTNNNGYNMTFSRDSINFNANPKFFNLEPGDYEIVVRATKGVSSCDFVQNIEILPATQISSSATRTKNYTCLEDGEITFTAGTGGSGNFEYSIDGATWQSGLVFGSLEDGTYTPRYRDLSNPTCVRDLPNIVIDPLPAKPTLTRTVDYNCDGTADITVFPNDTSYQYRLENASGSVIRAYQTSNVFQNIAVGNYIIRVNYGSDCTVTRGVSVQTGNTFSATRTNLTNPQCFGGTGSITFQVQNFNTTTGYNYTVDGGAPQTSTSATETVTSLTAGAHTIIITDPNNASCTANITGTIAVPSQVSVTGSITSDLTCNNTGATIRATASGGTPGYTYQLEDNASPTPTVVRPFPNPTGRNFNNVPAGTYYIRVRDANGCEARSTNPIVVEDPIAIEFESIPTACYVGGSNGSITININPNGNGSVGNGNLQVRINGGPFVNLNNPPFQHVFNNLSSGDYDIRIKDGFGCFAEELDVTIQPKLISTAVLDNDFLCGTDAQVTINTTGGNGSFTYAWANTETGPFTNTTGFSGNVFNTNIAGTYYFEVTDAENCTDIAGPIEITPATPPSFTVTPTDITCNGDSTGVLDVDIDTNVGVGPYTIAVLNTDTSTSYGRQTTNLPAGNYEITVTDSKNCTNTETATIIEPSPIMGNLSKTDISCSGDPTIGSILGTITIDASGGTSPYEYFIRRSDYSYTDSYDTAAPNSNDHTFDDLDFGEYVIRIVDANGCEIIENITIATAPSVILTTSGAAGCTLGSGTMMVDADTADPMTPLTSGDFYFSIYPALNDFDPAPLASNPGWFQADTDTGKGFNTAYEFTGLNPGVTYQFIVYDRNTNCSFVQTTTTPVETTSTMEATLDPSSSVTCNGFDNGSITFTLNDPGDIANSIPPAGATSADYEVYTANGDTGTGITGNALVNTATTASGLSPGEYYILFTEVGGTNNGCVFASDTFIIDEAPALLEINATADNANCVSNSGTVTAIARYGVAPYEFVLQPQGDPAPTVASWTSTNTNGVFSADAGNYTVYVKDANDCIQPFDITINPDPEPEISRAINDDCVAEGNYAVTVTLDNPGVPPYRLIVNGAVRNNVIFNGSNQYEITGLNSGTTTIEILDSNGCGEVETFEIHPPLQFNAQVVSDIDCVPNNAEVEIEVFGGSSATLSNITFDVTGPAGFSGITGQTLSTNPETFAFASVPGDYTITVNDSGTGCSIVKTINVPPAVEPNFTATPTDVSCNGGMDGFIELNVVDNGISPINFTISPVAGTFDAASNSFVDLPAGTYTITGTGNNSCSTPVSGIVVGEPTSVTADPAAVTQFACVSGNSINNAVITITGATGGTTISGNYTYEFVYDNNTPGDNTDDRTQRSSSNEFIVSEQIGGEVAIQIIDDNGCSTVQSVTIAPYSNLDAIGLTPFDPTCNPGMDGSVEINAVLTPAPGTADITYDISNFDGSFTASFTGNSLTHTFTGLDIDNYIVRVTNNDTGCFLEDTFELEDPNTFEIDVNKLSDAICFGDNGQVTFTITDPVNGYSGGFDWEIFSVEGTPNDTSDDISVATGNQADLGPTAAINVPQGSYYVEIIQSAAPSCTNTERFVILGPNSALMLDVAINENLDCTIMQGEIEANATGGWGDYEYAIVAQGATPTTADYGSNNIFGGLVAGNYDIYTRDSGGCEEMQTISLIQPNPIIANAIKTDVTGCEGDTNGTVTATITPPFGGQPAINNTLPYYFSLNVYNSDGTAIVSRGALQTSGAGAFNFTYSGLGAGFYSVTVTDNFGCETETNQVEILEPNEVSAALTLNTTNTCDTGAVLTLTAEGGTGAGTYSYSENPTGPWTSFTGNSVNIPIPGPITNPVTSQFYVQDGNLCVSGVSNGVTVDPIPAIIITPEIAADVTCNGEANGVIRVRASGGLGNYMYTLYDVSGNVVVRPQQASNTFNNLPAGVYFVQVDSQDCDARLRIEILEGMPLQDKTPIVYNPQCSDDLGTIEVGLEGGTGIYQYAISPSLDKFQDENMFYDLEPGSYTVIAQDSKGCNPYIYKLDVVAPSPLAAKADIMEQEYCIGDATGSFEVNIAGGTAPYSTALNTQDDSAFVQDKTVYDNLEGGETYVVFIKDANGCTSNVIVTLDDPVDLSPRAEINFMCIDNSAANEVEIILAQQGLEDVIYTMDGGADQFDNRFSNVAPGDHTVTVSYFGCERTVDFTIDTIQPLNLAVGQSNINEFTMEPSGGFAPYEYFVNGESRGNNPKYIIRQSGIYEVKVIDANGCEVIAQIEMEFIDINIPNVFTPDGDNNNDTWTPKNTLQFPNILTRVYDRYGRQVAELRIGEEWDGRYNGTELPTGDYWYVVKLNGELDDREFVGHFTLYR, encoded by the coding sequence ATGAAGAAAAACTACTTTACCCTTAAATCGTACCTACTATTTGCATGCATTTTCTTTGCAGGCATTTCTGCGTTATCAGCACAGGTAGCTGTGCCCTTTTCTCCTAGACTTCCGGGAGATAACATTCGTATTAAAGGGGATATCGTTTTGGTGGGTAACAATATACTTAACCGTGCGAGCCAATCCAATCCTGAGGATGCAAACACGCCATATAATGGATCTGCTAACAACAATGATCTGTGGATGGAGTATATCGATATCGATGGCGATCCTACCACATTTAGTTCTAGTGAAGCTGCTCTAAATCTACCCAATTCCTGCGCAAAGGTAGCTTATGCCGGTTTGTATTGGGCTGCAACATACCCAAATGAACGTAGTACGGATAGAAATAGACCATTCAACGGGACACCAAGATTTGAAGATTGGAATCAGGTGAAATTTAGAATGCCTGGGGGTAATTATATAGATATTGCTGCAGATAACGACCCCGACCCGGTCGGCGAAGAAGATGCTATTATTTTTGATGGGTTCGACCCAGTTAATATAAACAATTCATTTAAAGACTCCCCTATTATTTGTTATCGGGACGTTACATCATTGCTTCAAACCTTAACCACTCCCAATGGAACCTATACCACAGCGAATATAAGAGCTACCAAAGGTAGAAGAACAGGATCCAGTTCAGCGGGATGGTTATTGGTAGTTATATATGAAGATCCTACGGAAACAGGTAAGTTTATTTCTACCTTCGATGGGTATGCCGGGGTACAGGGAAGTAATACAGCAGATATTAAAGTTAATGGATTTAGAACTTTACCGCCTCCTTTTCCTGTACGTGCTAAATTAGGCGTAAGTGCTCTCGAGGGTGATAGAAGTATCACTGGAGATCAATTATTGTTTAAGGCAGATGGGGTAGCAACACCAATTAATGTGCAAAACACCTTAAATCCCGCAACCAACTTTTTTAATGCTACTATAACCAATTTAAACGCTCAGGTTCCAACCAGAAATCCTTACGGAACAAATACACTGGGAATGGATATAGATTTATTAAATCTTAATAACCCAGCAAACACTGTTTTACCAAATGACGAAACTGGGGCAACATTAACACTAACAACAAATGGAGATGGTTATGGATCCTTTTTTGCTTCTTTTTCCGTAGAAATCATTGAACCTAAAATTCAATTAGCAAAAACGGTTGAAGATTTAACCAATACCAATATACAAGGTGAAGGGGTTGAATTGGGTCAAGAAATGTACTACACCATTTCTTTTGACAATATAGGAAACGATGATGCCGATAATTTTACCATTCGGGATGTATTACCTATTAATGTCGATTTAATAGAGTCTGAATTAATATTGCCTCCAGCCATAAATGGAAAGGAAATAACTTATACTTATGATTACGATACCAATGTAATTTTATTTACAGTTCCAAACGAGTATGTTGAAATTGCGGATCCATCATACACTATTCGTATGCGGGTAAAAGTAAAGGAGAACTGTTTTGAATTAAGGGATGCTTGTTCAAATCTAATACAAAATACCGCTTATGCCACTTATAGAGGGGTTTTAAACGATAACGAAATATCCGACGATCCATCGGTAGCTGGTTTCGACAATTGTAACTTCGGGATTCCTGGATCTACCAATTTCTTAGTGGACCTTGGGGATTGTGATTTTTCAAGACAAGTTCAAATTTGTGGAACATCAGTACAATTATCTGCTGGAGTAGGTTTCGATACCTATCAATGGCAAAGAAGAAACCCAGATGGAACTTTTTCCGATATCCCTGGTGCTACAAGTCAAACATACAATGCGACCACAATAGGAACTTATAGGGTTACAAAAACAATTCCGACCCCTTGTGCAAGTTTCGACGAAGATATTACTGTAATACCTTTTAACAACAATGCTACTAGTCCTTTTATAGCTATGGCAGATGAAGTGGTAACTTGTACTAATGATGGTATTGAACTTCCAAAGTTTTATTTATGCGGTACAAACGACGATCGCTCTCTTGATGTAAATTTTAGCGATGCAATTTCTTTTACTTGGGAAAGACTTGAAGGTGGTTGTGCGGATGAGGCTATAGACGATTGTCCTACACGAAGTAATAATTGTACATGGGAAATGTTAAGTACAGAGGAAGATTACGTTTTGACCGGACCAGGAGAATATCGTTTTACTGCGGAATACCAGAATGGATGTTTTAATAGATTTTACTTTAAAGCCTACGAGAACTCTGTTGACCCAGAGATTACTACCAAAGACATTATTTGTAATACTCCAGGAGAAATTTTAATAACGGGAATCGGTAATGGTTATGAATACGCCATTAGTAATGATCCAGAAAATTTTAACTCTTCTTCTGCTTTGTGGCAGCCTGAAAGTAATTTTACAGTAGCAGATGAGGGAGTTTATTCAGTCTTTATACGTCAAACTGGGATAGATCCAGACGCAACCGATAGAGAGCCTTGTCTTTTCCGTTTTGATGAAGTGAATATTGTAGAAAGAGATTTCAAAGTTGATATAGATCGTGTGAATCCATTGTGTTATGATTTAAAAGGTTCCGTAAGTATTTCCATTAACAATGTGGAACCGAATTACATATATACTATTCGTAATACATCAGGGGAGGTAGTTCAACAAACGGCTTCAATTTCAGATAATAACCATGTATTTAATAATCTTAACGCTGGTGTTTACGAAGTAACTGTAACCAGTGATGATGGATGTAGCTTTACAGATGATATTGAACTGGTAAGACCAGAAGTTCTAGGCTTAACAGCAAACACCATTGCAAATATAGGTTGTGCCGATGGTCAAATTGAGCTAACTCCAACTGGAGGTACGGCAGATTACAACTACGCTATTTGGAGAGGACCTGGAATAAGTTATTCCGATTTAGAGGATATTCCTGCAACTGCGTTTACAACCAATGCTATTTTTGAGATTCCTGCAGGTCAAGAGGGTCAATACGAATTTGTAGTGGTCGACGCTGGAAATTGTGTTGCATATTCAAATCGCGTGGAAGTGAAGGTTGAACCTGCTCCAATATTCAACATTACAAAAACAAACGAAACTTGTTTTGAGGAAAAAAATGGAACCATTTCCGTTAATGTAACCAACAATAACGGTTATAATATGACCTTTAGTAGGGATAGCATCAACTTTAATGCAAACCCTAAATTTTTTAATTTAGAGCCTGGAGATTATGAAATCGTAGTGCGGGCTACCAAAGGCGTTTCATCTTGTGATTTTGTTCAAAATATCGAAATTTTACCAGCGACCCAAATTTCTTCGAGTGCAACACGAACAAAAAATTATACTTGTCTTGAAGATGGAGAAATTACTTTTACCGCTGGAACTGGTGGTTCAGGAAATTTTGAATACAGTATTGATGGAGCAACTTGGCAAAGTGGATTGGTGTTTGGGAGCTTGGAAGACGGCACATACACACCAAGATACCGGGATTTATCAAATCCTACATGTGTTAGGGATCTACCAAATATTGTAATAGATCCATTACCTGCGAAACCAACTTTAACACGAACAGTCGACTACAATTGTGATGGAACAGCTGATATTACTGTATTTCCTAACGACACTTCCTACCAATATCGTTTGGAGAATGCTTCAGGTTCGGTAATTAGAGCTTATCAAACATCTAATGTTTTTCAAAATATAGCTGTAGGAAACTATATTATAAGGGTTAATTATGGTAGTGATTGTACAGTTACTAGAGGAGTTTCAGTACAAACTGGAAATACCTTTAGCGCTACGCGAACTAATCTCACGAATCCACAATGTTTTGGAGGAACGGGCTCCATAACATTCCAAGTTCAAAACTTTAATACTACTACCGGTTACAACTATACCGTAGATGGGGGAGCACCACAAACCTCTACCTCAGCTACAGAAACGGTTACAAGTTTGACTGCCGGTGCACATACCATAATCATAACCGATCCTAATAATGCATCTTGTACGGCAAACATTACAGGAACGATTGCAGTTCCAAGTCAAGTAAGCGTTACGGGATCAATCACTAGCGACTTAACATGTAATAATACCGGAGCTACCATTCGGGCAACAGCTTCGGGCGGAACACCAGGATACACTTACCAATTGGAAGATAATGCATCGCCGACACCAACTGTTGTTAGACCTTTTCCAAATCCAACTGGAAGAAACTTCAATAATGTTCCAGCTGGCACCTATTATATTAGAGTAAGGGACGCCAATGGTTGCGAGGCTAGAAGTACGAATCCAATTGTGGTGGAAGATCCAATAGCCATTGAGTTTGAATCTATCCCAACTGCTTGTTATGTAGGCGGAAGCAATGGTAGTATTACTATTAATATTAATCCAAATGGAAACGGAAGTGTTGGAAACGGGAATCTTCAAGTAAGAATTAATGGAGGTCCGTTTGTAAATCTTAACAATCCACCATTCCAACATGTATTTAATAATTTGTCTTCTGGAGATTATGACATCCGAATCAAGGACGGTTTCGGTTGTTTTGCAGAAGAGCTCGATGTTACAATACAACCGAAATTGATCTCCACAGCAGTTTTAGATAATGATTTTCTCTGTGGAACAGATGCACAGGTTACTATAAATACCACGGGAGGTAATGGATCTTTTACCTATGCTTGGGCGAATACCGAAACCGGGCCCTTCACCAACACAACTGGGTTCTCTGGCAATGTGTTTAATACCAATATCGCTGGGACTTATTATTTCGAAGTTACCGACGCCGAAAACTGTACGGATATTGCTGGTCCTATCGAAATAACGCCTGCAACACCGCCTTCATTTACGGTAACGCCAACAGATATTACTTGTAATGGAGATAGTACTGGAGTTCTAGATGTAGATATTGATACTAATGTTGGGGTAGGTCCTTACACTATTGCAGTATTGAATACAGATACTAGTACAAGTTATGGTAGGCAAACCACAAATTTACCTGCTGGTAATTATGAGATAACAGTAACAGATTCTAAGAATTGTACGAATACTGAAACTGCAACTATAATTGAGCCCAGTCCAATAATGGGGAATTTATCTAAAACAGATATCAGTTGCTCAGGGGATCCAACAATTGGTTCAATTTTAGGTACAATAACCATCGATGCCTCCGGAGGAACATCGCCATACGAATATTTTATCAGAAGAAGTGACTACAGCTACACCGATAGTTATGATACAGCAGCTCCAAACTCAAATGATCATACTTTTGATGATTTAGATTTCGGTGAATATGTTATCAGAATTGTAGATGCAAATGGCTGTGAAATAATTGAAAATATTACTATAGCAACTGCGCCAAGTGTTATTTTAACCACTTCTGGTGCGGCAGGATGTACACTCGGTAGTGGAACAATGATGGTTGATGCAGATACTGCAGATCCTATGACGCCTTTAACTTCTGGAGATTTTTACTTCTCTATTTATCCTGCATTGAATGATTTTGATCCTGCTCCTTTAGCTTCTAACCCAGGTTGGTTTCAAGCTGACACTGATACAGGTAAAGGATTTAATACTGCCTATGAATTCACTGGCTTAAATCCTGGAGTAACGTATCAATTTATAGTTTACGACCGAAATACGAATTGTTCTTTCGTTCAAACAACTACAACTCCAGTAGAAACTACTTCTACTATGGAAGCTACTTTGGATCCCTCTTCTTCGGTTACATGTAATGGATTTGATAATGGATCGATCACATTTACTTTAAATGATCCAGGTGATATTGCTAATAGTATACCTCCTGCCGGAGCAACTTCAGCAGACTATGAAGTATATACTGCGAACGGAGATACTGGAACAGGGATAACAGGTAATGCCCTGGTAAATACAGCAACCACGGCCTCAGGTTTAAGTCCGGGAGAATATTACATTCTTTTTACTGAGGTTGGAGGAACGAATAATGGTTGTGTGTTCGCTTCGGATACATTTATCATTGATGAAGCCCCAGCACTTTTAGAAATCAATGCAACGGCAGACAATGCCAACTGTGTGTCAAATTCTGGAACAGTCACCGCTATAGCGCGCTATGGTGTAGCACCATACGAGTTCGTACTACAACCGCAAGGCGATCCTGCCCCAACAGTAGCTTCTTGGACTTCAACAAATACAAATGGAGTTTTCAGTGCAGATGCAGGAAATTATACAGTTTATGTAAAAGATGCCAACGATTGTATTCAACCATTTGATATAACGATAAATCCGGATCCAGAACCTGAAATTTCTAGGGCTATTAATGATGACTGTGTTGCGGAAGGAAATTACGCAGTAACTGTAACCTTGGATAATCCTGGTGTTCCACCTTATCGTTTAATTGTTAATGGCGCTGTACGGAACAACGTGATTTTTAATGGGAGTAATCAATATGAAATAACAGGATTAAATTCAGGAACGACTACTATCGAAATTCTGGATAGCAATGGTTGTGGAGAAGTTGAAACTTTCGAAATCCACCCACCACTGCAGTTTAATGCTCAGGTTGTTTCAGATATTGATTGTGTGCCAAACAATGCAGAGGTTGAGATTGAAGTATTTGGTGGTTCTTCAGCAACATTATCAAATATTACTTTTGATGTAACTGGACCGGCTGGTTTTAGTGGAATTACGGGTCAAACACTTTCTACAAACCCAGAAACCTTTGCTTTTGCTAGCGTTCCCGGGGATTATACCATTACGGTGAACGACTCAGGAACGGGATGTTCAATTGTTAAAACAATTAATGTGCCTCCTGCGGTAGAACCTAATTTTACCGCAACACCAACAGATGTAAGCTGTAATGGAGGTATGGACGGATTTATCGAGTTAAATGTTGTAGACAACGGAATTTCACCAATTAATTTTACCATTAGTCCAGTAGCGGGAACCTTCGATGCGGCGTCAAATTCGTTTGTAGATCTTCCCGCTGGAACATATACAATTACAGGAACTGGAAACAACTCATGTAGTACCCCGGTTTCCGGGATCGTTGTTGGAGAACCTACTTCGGTTACTGCAGATCCTGCTGCTGTAACACAGTTTGCATGTGTTTCTGGAAACAGTATAAATAATGCGGTGATTACTATAACGGGAGCAACTGGAGGAACTACCATATCTGGAAACTATACGTATGAGTTTGTGTATGACAACAATACTCCAGGAGATAATACAGACGATAGAACACAACGAAGCAGCAGCAATGAATTTATTGTTTCTGAACAAATTGGTGGTGAAGTAGCAATACAAATTATCGACGATAACGGGTGTAGTACAGTACAAAGTGTAACCATCGCCCCATATTCCAACCTCGATGCTATTGGCTTAACACCTTTTGACCCTACATGTAACCCTGGTATGGATGGTAGTGTAGAGATTAACGCAGTACTAACTCCTGCACCAGGAACAGCCGATATTACGTATGATATCTCTAACTTTGATGGATCTTTCACCGCTAGTTTTACAGGCAATAGCCTTACACATACGTTTACAGGACTCGACATTGATAACTATATCGTTCGGGTAACCAATAACGATACCGGTTGTTTCTTGGAAGATACGTTTGAACTTGAAGACCCGAATACTTTTGAAATCGATGTCAATAAACTGAGCGATGCGATTTGTTTCGGAGATAATGGTCAGGTTACTTTTACTATTACAGATCCGGTTAATGGATATAGTGGAGGCTTCGATTGGGAAATCTTCAGTGTTGAAGGCACACCAAATGATACTTCAGACGATATTTCAGTAGCAACAGGAAATCAAGCGGATCTTGGTCCTACTGCGGCTATCAATGTTCCACAAGGAAGTTACTATGTGGAAATAATACAATCTGCCGCGCCTAGTTGTACAAATACAGAGCGTTTTGTAATCTTAGGCCCAAATTCAGCGTTAATGCTTGACGTAGCTATCAATGAGAATTTAGATTGTACCATAATGCAAGGTGAAATTGAAGCCAATGCTACTGGTGGTTGGGGAGATTATGAGTATGCAATTGTAGCTCAAGGAGCAACACCAACAACTGCAGATTATGGTAGTAATAATATTTTTGGAGGCTTGGTTGCAGGCAATTACGATATCTATACCAGAGACTCTGGTGGATGTGAAGAAATGCAAACGATAAGTCTTATTCAGCCAAACCCAATTATAGCAAATGCTATTAAAACAGATGTTACGGGTTGTGAAGGAGATACCAATGGAACAGTTACCGCAACCATTACACCTCCTTTTGGCGGTCAACCAGCTATAAATAATACCTTGCCATACTATTTTAGCTTAAATGTTTACAACAGCGATGGTACTGCTATTGTTTCAAGAGGAGCATTACAAACAAGTGGGGCAGGAGCATTTAATTTTACGTATAGCGGTTTGGGAGCTGGTTTTTATAGTGTTACCGTTACCGATAATTTTGGTTGCGAAACAGAAACCAATCAAGTAGAAATATTGGAACCTAATGAAGTATCGGCGGCGCTTACCTTGAACACGACCAATACCTGCGATACTGGAGCTGTGCTTACGCTTACTGCGGAAGGAGGAACCGGAGCCGGAACCTATAGCTATAGTGAGAATCCAACAGGACCTTGGACATCATTTACTGGAAATAGTGTAAACATTCCTATTCCTGGACCAATTACAAATCCGGTTACATCACAATTCTATGTGCAGGATGGAAATCTATGTGTTTCTGGGGTTTCAAACGGAGTTACTGTAGATCCTATTCCAGCTATTATAATCACACCAGAAATTGCTGCAGATGTAACCTGTAATGGAGAAGCAAATGGTGTTATTCGCGTAAGAGCTTCGGGAGGTTTAGGAAATTATATGTATACGTTGTATGATGTTTCTGGAAATGTAGTGGTTCGTCCTCAGCAAGCATCAAATACATTCAATAATCTACCTGCTGGCGTTTACTTCGTTCAGGTGGATAGTCAGGATTGTGATGCCCGTTTGCGAATAGAAATACTAGAAGGAATGCCTTTACAGGACAAAACACCTATTGTTTACAATCCGCAATGTTCAGACGATTTAGGTACCATTGAAGTTGGTCTGGAGGGAGGTACTGGTATCTATCAATATGCGATTTCCCCTAGTTTAGACAAATTCCAAGATGAAAACATGTTTTACGATCTAGAACCGGGAAGTTATACGGTAATTGCGCAAGATTCGAAAGGCTGTAACCCTTATATATACAAATTGGATGTAGTAGCACCAAGTCCGTTAGCTGCCAAGGCAGATATCATGGAGCAAGAATATTGCATCGGTGATGCTACCGGAAGCTTTGAGGTAAATATTGCTGGAGGTACTGCGCCTTATTCCACAGCTTTGAATACGCAAGATGATAGTGCTTTCGTTCAAGATAAAACGGTGTACGATAACCTAGAAGGAGGAGAGACTTATGTGGTGTTTATAAAAGATGCCAATGGTTGTACTTCAAATGTGATCGTTACTCTAGATGATCCGGTGGATCTTTCCCCTAGAGCAGAAATTAACTTTATGTGTATCGATAACAGTGCTGCCAACGAGGTGGAAATCATATTGGCTCAACAAGGTTTGGAAGACGTAATTTACACAATGGACGGTGGAGCCGATCAATTTGATAATAGATTCTCAAATGTAGCTCCCGGAGATCACACAGTTACTGTTTCTTACTTTGGCTGTGAGCGTACCGTAGACTTTACGATCGATACCATTCAGCCGCTTAATTTGGCTGTTGGACAAAGTAATATCAATGAATTTACCATGGAACCAAGTGGTGGGTTTGCTCCTTACGAATATTTTGTAAATGGAGAGTCACGCGGAAATAATCCGAAGTATATCATTAGACAAAGTGGTATTTACGAGGTAAAAGTAATCGATGCCAATGGTTGCGAGGTCATCGCACAAATTGAAATGGAATTCATCGATATAAATATTCCGAACGTGTTTACACCAGACGGCGATAATAATAACGACACTTGGACACCAAAGAATACGCTTCAGTTCCCGAATATACTTACAAGGGTTTACGATCGCTACGGAAGACAAGTGGCAGAACTTCGTATAGGTGAAGAATGGGATGGCCGCTATAACGGCACCGAATTACCAACGGGAGATTACTGGTATGTGGTAAAATTAAATGGAGAATTAGACGACAGGGAGTTTGTTGGACACTTTACACTTTACAGATAA
- a CDS encoding type IX secretion system membrane protein PorP/SprF, protein MKKYLFIIAIAVGISVKAQELTLPTFTQYLADNEFVISPAYAGIGDYVKIRANALTQWVGIDDAPDTQTLVGDVRLGQKSGVGALFYNDRNGNTRQIGARLSFAHHLTLDATEDRFLSFGLSYNVNQFRLDINNFDSDGDGQPDNFDPSITDNRTTTNHNFDVAVLLRMGGFFASLNASNVLNKDLNVFAINEPNKLRNYYLYTGYRYKKNLRSDFEWEPSVFYQIFESDGRSSTDINMKVRYWDFEDYYWAGISYRFLNDQFLDPLNVGPMVGLKKGSFYFAYSYQVILNEIQLYSSGTHMITVGVDIFQGLSNCRCTMR, encoded by the coding sequence ATGAAAAAGTATCTTTTTATTATAGCAATCGCAGTAGGTATTTCTGTAAAAGCACAGGAGCTAACGCTTCCTACCTTTACACAATATCTGGCAGACAACGAGTTTGTAATCTCCCCAGCATATGCGGGGATTGGGGATTACGTTAAAATTCGAGCCAATGCGCTTACTCAATGGGTGGGTATTGACGATGCTCCAGATACGCAAACGCTTGTTGGCGATGTGCGATTGGGACAAAAATCTGGTGTGGGTGCCCTGTTTTATAACGACAGAAATGGTAATACACGCCAAATAGGAGCCCGACTTTCTTTTGCGCATCACCTTACGCTCGATGCTACCGAAGATCGTTTTCTTTCCTTCGGTTTGTCCTATAACGTGAACCAATTCCGATTGGACATCAATAATTTTGATTCTGATGGGGATGGACAACCCGATAATTTTGACCCCAGTATTACCGATAACCGTACTACGACTAACCATAACTTCGATGTCGCTGTTTTACTTAGAATGGGAGGTTTTTTCGCAAGTTTAAATGCTTCAAACGTTTTGAATAAGGACTTAAATGTATTCGCTATCAATGAGCCAAATAAATTGAGAAACTACTATTTGTACACTGGGTATCGTTACAAAAAGAACCTTAGATCTGACTTCGAGTGGGAGCCTTCTGTATTTTACCAAATATTCGAAAGCGACGGCCGTTCCAGTACCGATATCAACATGAAAGTACGTTATTGGGATTTTGAAGATTACTATTGGGCGGGGATTAGCTATCGTTTTTTAAACGATCAGTTCCTAGATCCTTTAAATGTGGGCCCCATGGTAGGCTTAAAGAAAGGTAGTTTCTATTTTGCTTATTCCTATCAAGTAATACTTAACGAAATACAGCTGTATAGCAGCGGAACACATATGATAACTGTTGGGGTGGATATCTTCCAAGGGCTCAGCAATTGTCGTTGTACCATGCGATAG